Proteins co-encoded in one Nitrososphaerota archaeon genomic window:
- a CDS encoding AbrB/MazE/SpoVT family DNA-binding domain-containing protein, translated as MEEIIKVGKKGVIVIPKKLRKAIGINEGVEIKAELLPFGILLRPRIQNPVETLANLLPIPREKSSIETIRKLREKIDKETRKEI; from the coding sequence TTGGAAGAAATTATAAAAGTCGGAAAAAAAGGAGTTATTGTAATACCTAAAAAACTTAGAAAAGCAATCGGTATAAATGAAGGGGTTGAAATTAAAGCTGAATTGCTTCCATTTGGAATTTTATTAAGACCAAGAATTCAAAATCCTGTAGAAACCTTAGCTAATTTGCTTCCAATTCCAAGAGAAAAATCAAGTATTGAAACTATTCGAAAATTGCGAGAAAAAATTGATAAGGAAACTAGGAAAGAAATATGA